From the genome of Scytonema hofmannii PCC 7110, one region includes:
- a CDS encoding trifunctional serine/threonine-protein kinase/ATP-binding protein/sensor histidine kinase: protein MLIHLEPIFAIPGYCITQQIYSGSKTLVYQGIREKDQQSVILKLMRNEYPTFHEIAQFRKQYAIAKNLNITGIVKPYSLESYRNSYVLILEDFGGRSLKDYISSVETTHTAFLQQFFDIAIQIASTLHELHAHRIIHKDMKPANILINPTTSEVKLTDFSIASLLPKEIQQLTNPNFLEGTLAYISPEQTGRMNRGIDYRSDFYSLGVTFFELLTGQLPFTTKDPMELVHCHIAKLPPQANSLNSDLPLIVSNIISKLMAKNAEDRYHSAFGLKHDLERCRQQWQETGNIISFQLGEQDVSDRFLIPEKLYGRQQEVETLLAAFERVTGGTSEIVLVAGPSGIGKTAVVNEVHKPIVRQRSYFIKGKFDQFQRDIPLSGFLQAFQDLIRQLLSEPDAVLQQWKSKILSVLGEHAQAIVDVIPQLEVILGPQPPVIELSGTAAQNRFDLLFQRFIKVFTTKEHPLVIFLDDLQWADTTSLKVIQLLSSKNTSLEERSNYFGNQDKQTIAEGAFLFIGAYRDDEVSQMHPLYITINELDKSGILINKIHLKELSYKSLINLIHDALNCQEFTDLPLTKIVFNKTKGNPFFTHQFLKYLHNKDILKFEHSHRFWQYNINEIKAIAFTDDVVEFMALQLEKLPSQTQTVLKLAACIGNEFDLRTLAIIYEKSEVDTAVDLWQSLLEGLVLPEAGYQLFVDDSELSSIPNGELQKYKFVHDRVQQAAYSLIPNDRKQSIHLKIGQLLLRNLSVEERKENIFVLVSQLNIASKLLVNQGDRNELAQMNLIAGRKALASTAYIAAVQYLTTSIQLLASDTWKTNYDFTLALHETAAEAAYLSGNFELVEQLIEVVLVQAKTLLDRVKVYEIKIQANGAQNKPRQAIDVAVGFLKLLGIEFPDRPNQTNIHLEMAELTSNLAGRRIEDLIDYPEMTEPHSLAAMRILSNVASFAYQAVPELFPLLVFKQINLSLKYGTSPLSALVYTRYAIILCGVVGDIEFGYRLGKLSLDLLARFQVKDTIPQVVMGFNGTIRHWKEHIREILPSLLEVYSISLETGSLEYAAYALYCYSYYVYFMGGELSLLKQQIENHSHAIEQTNQIMVLGWNNIYLQTVLNLLNKRENQFDLIGEYYNEREMITYHQQANDSLGLVHLYLCKLQLCYLLADYNKAVENAVNLEKYIDVAVGHLVLVEFHFYDSLVSLAVYPKANKLEKAKLLEKVAINQEKIQKWATHAPMNYLHKFYLVEAERYRVIGQYLEAMNSYEQAITLAQDNEYVHEAALANELTAKFYLEWGKLKIAKIYLIDAYYGYIRWGAKAKVEDLEKHYAQFLAPILQQGQLNTEPGTNSSIESSTSRSTSSSNQTVLGSNTSISDSLDLASVVKASIALSGEIELEQLLSTLMEVVMENAGASKCALILSEGYSWVQLALRDKLGRACAKSERVATDVHLTVSAISSNSTSARSDTEFPSICLESSSDVPVTLINYVKRTQEILVIDDLKAKPVLGTDSYIVREQPKSLLCMPIINQGKLLGILYLENNLTAEAFTRARVELLKLIITQAAISLENAILYQNLARANERLEEYNRTLEEKVTERTREINEKNQHLKRALKELQNTQTQLIQSEKMSSLGQMVAGIAHEINNPINFIHGNISHAAEYVESLLNLITIYQQEFSESSSLVREKVVEIDLDFIKEDLPKLLDSMKVGTLRIRNIVLGLRNFSRLDEADMKPVDVHEGIDNALMILHHRFKVKSTPSDTAEACRQSAYRSEIEVIKEYSQLPLVECYPSQLNQVFVNIIANAIDALHDCSEIQAKRLCDGYKPTIRIRTELANNNQVLVRIADNGAGIPEDVRQKVFDPFFTTKSVGSGTGLGLSISYQIVVDKHRGSLTYNSVLGEGTEFVVQIPLRQVETLHGASLH from the coding sequence ATGTTGATACACCTAGAGCCAATTTTTGCTATTCCTGGCTATTGCATAACTCAACAAATTTACTCGGGAAGCAAAACCCTGGTTTATCAAGGTATTCGAGAAAAAGACCAACAATCGGTTATCTTAAAGCTGATGCGGAATGAATACCCAACCTTTCATGAAATTGCTCAGTTTCGCAAACAGTATGCGATCGCAAAAAACCTCAACATTACAGGTATTGTCAAACCGTATAGCTTGGAAAGCTATCGTAACAGTTATGTTTTGATCCTGGAAGACTTTGGCGGTCGTTCCTTAAAAGATTACATCAGTAGTGTAGAGACTACGCATACAGCATTTCTACAACAATTTTTTGACATAGCCATTCAGATTGCCTCTACCCTTCATGAATTACACGCTCATCGCATCATTCATAAGGATATGAAACCTGCCAATATTCTCATTAATCCCACAACATCTGAAGTTAAACTGACAGACTTTAGTATTGCTAGTCTCTTACCGAAAGAAATTCAACAACTGACAAATCCCAACTTTTTAGAAGGTACTCTCGCGTATATTTCCCCCGAACAAACAGGAAGAATGAACCGAGGGATTGATTATCGTAGCGATTTTTATTCTCTTGGCGTCACATTTTTTGAACTCCTGACGGGACAGTTACCCTTCACAACAAAAGATCCCATGGAGTTGGTGCATTGCCATATTGCAAAACTTCCACCTCAGGCTAATTCTCTGAATTCTGATCTTCCCTTAATTGTATCAAATATCATCAGCAAGCTTATGGCAAAAAATGCTGAAGATCGCTATCACAGTGCTTTCGGGCTAAAACACGATTTAGAGAGATGCAGGCAGCAGTGGCAAGAAACTGGAAACATCATATCATTTCAGTTGGGAGAACAGGATGTTTCAGATCGTTTTTTGATTCCTGAAAAACTCTATGGTCGTCAACAGGAAGTAGAAACTTTACTCGCGGCTTTTGAGCGAGTCACAGGTGGTACATCTGAAATAGTGTTGGTTGCAGGTCCTTCTGGTATTGGTAAGACGGCTGTTGTCAACGAAGTTCACAAACCAATTGTTCGTCAGCGCAGCTACTTTATTAAAGGTAAGTTTGACCAATTTCAACGCGATATTCCTTTATCAGGATTTTTACAAGCTTTTCAAGATTTAATTAGACAGTTGTTAAGTGAACCTGATGCCGTTCTTCAACAGTGGAAATCTAAAATTTTGTCAGTTTTAGGCGAACACGCTCAAGCAATTGTTGATGTTATTCCCCAACTCGAAGTCATCCTTGGACCTCAACCACCAGTGATTGAACTTTCTGGAACTGCTGCTCAAAATCGGTTTGATTTATTATTTCAGAGGTTTATTAAAGTCTTTACCACAAAAGAACATCCTTTGGTTATCTTTCTGGATGACTTACAATGGGCAGATACAACTTCTTTAAAAGTTATTCAATTATTGAGCAGTAAAAATACTTCTTTGGAAGAGCGGTCTAACTACTTTGGAAATCAAGACAAGCAAACTATAGCTGAGGGAGCTTTTTTATTTATAGGTGCATATCGAGATGATGAAGTTTCTCAAATGCATCCTCTATATATTACTATAAATGAACTAGATAAATCAGGAATTTTAATAAATAAAATTCATTTAAAAGAATTAAGTTATAAAAGTTTAATTAATTTAATTCATGATGCGCTTAATTGCCAAGAATTTACAGATCTTCCTCTAACGAAAATTGTTTTTAATAAAACAAAAGGTAATCCATTTTTTACCCATCAATTTCTTAAATACTTACATAATAAAGACATCTTAAAATTTGAGCATTCTCATCGGTTTTGGCAGTACAATATTAACGAAATTAAAGCCATAGCTTTCACAGATGATGTTGTAGAATTTATGGCGCTTCAACTAGAGAAGTTGCCAAGCCAAACTCAAACAGTCTTAAAACTGGCTGCATGCATAGGTAATGAATTTGATTTAAGAACTCTTGCTATTATCTATGAAAAATCTGAAGTCGATACAGCAGTAGATTTATGGCAATCGTTACTTGAAGGTCTTGTGTTACCTGAAGCAGGTTATCAGTTATTTGTTGATGACAGCGAACTCTCATCAATTCCTAACGGGGAATTACAAAAGTATAAATTTGTACACGATCGGGTACAGCAAGCTGCCTATTCTCTCATTCCTAACGATCGCAAACAGTCCATTCACTTGAAAATTGGGCAATTGCTGCTTCGCAATCTTTCTGTTGAGGAAAGGAAAGAAAATATTTTTGTTTTAGTTAGCCAGTTAAATATAGCATCAAAACTACTTGTAAATCAAGGCGATCGCAATGAACTGGCACAAATGAATTTGATTGCTGGTCGCAAAGCTTTAGCATCAACAGCTTACATAGCTGCAGTTCAATATTTAACTACCAGTATTCAATTACTAGCAAGCGATACCTGGAAAACCAATTATGATTTTACTCTTGCTTTGCATGAAACAGCCGCAGAAGCAGCATACCTGAGTGGTAACTTTGAACTGGTAGAGCAATTGATAGAAGTGGTATTGGTACAAGCAAAAACACTATTAGATCGAGTCAAAGTTTATGAGATTAAGATTCAGGCTAATGGAGCACAGAATAAACCGCGACAAGCAATCGATGTTGCAGTGGGGTTTTTAAAACTTTTGGGTATTGAGTTTCCGGATCGCCCCAACCAAACAAATATTCACTTAGAAATGGCAGAACTTACATCAAATTTAGCTGGCAGACGTATTGAGGACTTAATCGATTACCCGGAGATGACCGAACCTCATTCACTAGCTGCTATGCGTATTCTATCTAATGTCGCTAGTTTTGCCTATCAAGCTGTACCTGAGTTGTTTCCTTTGCTCGTGTTTAAACAAATCAATCTCTCACTTAAGTATGGAACTTCTCCTTTGTCTGCCCTTGTCTATACTCGTTACGCAATAATACTCTGTGGAGTTGTGGGAGACATAGAGTTTGGCTACCGATTAGGCAAACTATCTTTAGATCTGTTGGCTAGATTCCAGGTTAAAGATACCATACCACAAGTTGTTATGGGATTTAATGGAACTATCAGACATTGGAAAGAGCATATTCGAGAAATATTGCCTTCTCTTTTAGAAGTTTATTCTATTAGTTTAGAAACAGGAAGTTTAGAATATGCAGCTTATGCTCTTTATTGTTACTCCTACTATGTATATTTCATGGGTGGGGAACTTTCACTGCTCAAGCAGCAAATAGAAAATCACAGCCATGCCATTGAGCAAACAAATCAAATCATGGTGTTAGGCTGGAATAATATCTACCTGCAAACTGTCTTAAATTTATTAAATAAGCGGGAAAATCAATTTGACTTAATAGGTGAGTATTATAATGAAAGAGAAATGATAACATATCATCAGCAAGCTAATGACAGTCTTGGGCTTGTACATTTGTATTTATGTAAGCTGCAACTGTGTTATTTACTAGCTGATTACAATAAGGCAGTTGAAAATGCTGTCAATCTAGAGAAGTATATAGACGTTGCAGTCGGGCATTTAGTTCTTGTTGAATTTCATTTCTACGATTCCCTGGTAAGTCTGGCAGTATATCCTAAAGCGAATAAATTAGAAAAAGCAAAACTTCTGGAAAAGGTAGCTATTAATCAAGAAAAAATTCAGAAATGGGCAACTCATGCCCCCATGAATTATTTGCATAAATTTTATTTGGTAGAAGCAGAGCGGTATAGGGTTATAGGTCAATATCTTGAAGCCATGAATAGTTACGAGCAAGCAATTACCCTTGCTCAAGACAATGAGTATGTACATGAAGCGGCTCTTGCGAACGAACTAACTGCTAAGTTTTATCTGGAGTGGGGCAAACTAAAAATTGCAAAAATTTACTTAATAGATGCTTATTATGGCTATATTCGTTGGGGAGCAAAAGCTAAAGTTGAGGATTTAGAAAAGCATTATGCTCAATTCCTTGCTCCAATTCTTCAACAAGGACAACTCAATACCGAACCAGGAACGAATAGCTCTATTGAGAGTAGCACATCCCGCTCCACCAGTAGCTCCAATCAAACTGTTCTTGGTTCAAATACCAGTATTTCCGATTCATTAGATTTGGCATCTGTTGTAAAAGCTTCTATTGCTCTGTCTGGAGAAATTGAACTCGAGCAGTTGCTATCTACTTTAATGGAAGTGGTGATGGAAAATGCAGGTGCTTCAAAGTGTGCTCTCATTTTAAGTGAAGGCTATAGCTGGGTACAGCTTGCGCTTCGCGATAAGCTGGGTAGAGCTTGCGCTAAGAGCGAACGCGTAGCAACGGACGTACATCTTACGGTTTCTGCAATCAGTTCAAATTCAACAAGTGCGCGGAGCGACACAGAGTTTCCCTCAATCTGTCTGGAATCAAGCAGTGACGTTCCCGTAACTTTAATTAACTACGTCAAGCGAACACAGGAAATCCTCGTCATTGATGATTTAAAAGCTAAACCAGTTTTAGGTACTGATAGCTACATCGTTCGCGAGCAGCCTAAAAGTCTCTTGTGTATGCCGATTATCAACCAAGGTAAATTACTTGGTATTCTTTACCTAGAAAATAATTTAACAGCAGAAGCATTTACACGCGCTCGCGTGGAACTTCTCAAACTCATCATTACTCAAGCAGCAATCTCTCTAGAAAATGCCATACTCTACCAGAATTTAGCACGAGCTAACGAGCGATTGGAAGAATACAACCGCACGTTAGAAGAAAAAGTGACCGAGAGAACACGGGAAATCAATGAAAAGAATCAGCATCTGAAGAGAGCTTTAAAAGAGTTACAAAACACCCAAACGCAATTAATCCAAAGTGAAAAAATGTCTTCCTTAGGGCAAATGGTAGCGGGAATTGCTCATGAAATCAATAATCCCATTAATTTTATTCATGGAAATATTAGTCACGCTGCAGAGTACGTGGAATCCTTATTAAATTTAATTACTATATATCAGCAAGAATTTTCAGAGTCCTCCTCTCTCGTTCGGGAAAAAGTGGTTGAAATTGATTTGGATTTCATAAAAGAAGATTTGCCCAAGCTTTTAGATTCCATGAAAGTAGGAACCCTACGTATTCGGAATATTGTTTTGGGCTTACGCAACTTCTCTCGTTTGGATGAAGCAGACATGAAACCTGTAGATGTTCATGAGGGAATCGATAACGCTTTGATGATTCTACACCATCGATTTAAGGTAAAAAGCACGCCAAGCGATACGGCTGAAGCCTGTAGGCAGTCGGCTTATCGCTCTGAGATAGAAGTTATTAAAGAATACAGTCAACTTCCGCTAGTTGAGTGCTATCCCAGTCAACTCAATCAAGTATTTGTGAATATTATTGCCAATGCAATTGATGCTTTACACGATTGCAGTGAAATTCAAGCTAAACGTTTGTGCGACGGCTACAAACCAACAATTCGCATTCGGACTGAACTAGCAAACAATAATCAGGTCTTGGTTCGGATTGCTGACAATGGTGCTGGGATACCTGAGGATGTACGTCAGAAAGTCTTCGATCCCTTTTTTACCACCAAGTCAGTCGGAAGTGGTACGGGGTTGGGATTATCAATTAGCTATCAGATTGTTGTGGATAAACACAGGGGTAGTTTAACTTACAATTCTGTTCTTGGCGAGGGAACAGAGTTTGTAGTCCAAATTCCGCTAAGACAAGTAGAGACGCTCCATGGCGCGTCTCTACATTAA
- a CDS encoding photosystem I protein PsaX produces the protein MATEAKKKVGVDVIKNEAKAPYPFRTGWAVLLLAINFLVAAYYFQILV, from the coding sequence ATGGCTACTGAAGCTAAGAAAAAAGTAGGCGTAGACGTTATAAAAAACGAAGCCAAAGCACCTTATCCCTTCCGTACAGGTTGGGCGGTACTGCTGTTGGCAATTAACTTCCTTGTTGCTGCCTATTATTTTCAGATTCTAGTGTAA
- a CDS encoding cytochrome P450, with the protein MTLTISQQSLPLPPGSFGLPIIGETLNFLYDTHYVEKRQKQYGAIFKTSLFGYPTVIAIGAEANRQLFTHEKMHLSSRWPECTKALLGTGSLLIQTGNEHQNRRKIFHKVFQPKIIEQSFSSIESISRSYLDKWERMGTLNWFPELSKFSLDVACKFLISLDTSNDDHFSKLFEKWGDGLFSIPIALPWTKFGRALHTRKQLLIRIEEIVRERQSRSHPGQDLLGMLLQAQDENGNKLSLQEVKEQVLSFLFGGHDTAASTLTSMCMFLAQSPEVFANARAEQRQLGLEEPLTVESLKQMNYLEQVLKEVLRVNPPGAFGFRKVTKEFEVNGYRIPQDWTVVYLFKRTHQDTSVYTQPECFDPQRFAPERAEDKAKPFGYLPFGGGLRECPGKEFAKLEMKLLAAMLLREYKWELEPGQNLNFVQFPTPYPYDGLRVKFRRLAS; encoded by the coding sequence ATGACCTTAACTATTAGCCAACAATCTCTACCTTTACCTCCTGGTAGCTTTGGTCTACCTATAATTGGTGAAACGCTTAACTTTCTGTACGATACACATTACGTTGAAAAGCGACAGAAGCAATACGGAGCGATTTTCAAAACCAGCTTATTTGGATATCCTACAGTTATCGCGATTGGAGCAGAAGCCAATCGCCAATTGTTTACCCATGAAAAAATGCATCTTTCTAGTAGATGGCCTGAGTGTACTAAGGCGTTGCTAGGGACGGGGTCTTTACTTATCCAAACAGGTAACGAGCACCAAAATCGACGCAAGATTTTTCATAAAGTCTTCCAACCAAAAATTATAGAACAGTCCTTTTCCAGCATAGAAAGTATCTCCCGCAGTTATTTAGACAAATGGGAACGCATGGGTACATTAAACTGGTTCCCAGAACTGAGCAAATTCTCTCTTGATGTTGCCTGCAAGTTTCTCATAAGTTTGGATACTTCTAACGATGACCATTTCAGTAAATTGTTTGAGAAGTGGGGAGACGGTCTATTCTCTATACCAATAGCTTTACCTTGGACTAAGTTCGGTCGAGCATTACACACTCGCAAGCAACTACTGATACGCATTGAGGAAATTGTCCGAGAGCGTCAGTCGCGATCTCATCCAGGTCAAGATCTTTTGGGGATGCTGTTGCAAGCGCAAGACGAAAATGGGAATAAATTAAGTTTGCAAGAAGTCAAAGAACAAGTCTTATCGTTTCTATTTGGGGGTCACGATACAGCAGCATCAACGCTGACATCAATGTGTATGTTTCTAGCACAGTCTCCGGAAGTTTTCGCAAATGCCCGTGCAGAACAACGACAGTTGGGGTTGGAGGAACCGCTAACAGTAGAAAGCCTAAAGCAGATGAACTATCTGGAGCAAGTTCTTAAAGAGGTTTTGCGAGTAAATCCCCCTGGTGCTTTTGGTTTCCGCAAAGTCACGAAGGAATTTGAAGTCAACGGTTATCGCATTCCCCAAGATTGGACTGTAGTCTACTTGTTTAAAAGAACTCATCAAGACACTTCTGTCTATACACAACCGGAGTGTTTTGACCCACAACGTTTTGCACCAGAAAGGGCTGAGGATAAAGCAAAACCATTTGGTTATTTACCTTTTGGCGGTGGGCTGCGAGAATGCCCCGGTAAGGAGTTTGCCAAGTTGGAAATGAAACTGTTGGCAGCAATGTTGCTACGCGAGTATAAGTGGGAACTGGAACCGGGACAAAATTTAAATTTCGTTCAGTTTCCCACACCATACCCTTATGATGGTCTTAGGGTTAAGTTTCGCCGCCTTGCCTCGTAG
- a CDS encoding CapA family protein, with protein sequence MVSQRLGKLWSFGFISLCFCLGIGIGLFIRFGQLQRSQAATTSTNTLPVPFSVPEFPTSDTITIQAVGDIIPGTNYPNYRLPSDRNQLLPKSVRAYLQRADILFGNFETSLTNHPYSAKDISRGQVFAFRSPPSYAQLFADVGFDVMNIANNHARDFGLIGFRDTAKHLKAVGIDTLGHKNQILVLELDNLRVAMIGFAPYEHYNSIHDIDTAKALVEEAKRNASIVIVSMHAGAEGTSALHVKNKTEYFYGENRGNSIRFARTMIDAGADLVLGHGPHVPRAMEIYNDKLIAYSLGNFLGYRTLSTVAQTGYSMILEVKLNSQGDLVGSKIIPIRLDRQGIPRIDQRFRTVGLLRHLISQDFPNQQVKINKKGEIVVKDSSLVAEKE encoded by the coding sequence ATGGTAAGCCAGCGCTTGGGCAAACTGTGGTCTTTTGGCTTTATCAGTTTGTGTTTCTGCTTGGGTATTGGTATAGGATTATTTATTCGCTTTGGACAACTACAGCGATCGCAAGCTGCAACGACATCCACAAATACATTGCCAGTCCCTTTCTCCGTGCCAGAGTTCCCAACATCAGATACTATCACCATCCAAGCCGTTGGAGACATTATTCCCGGAACCAATTATCCTAACTACAGGTTACCAAGCGATCGCAATCAACTGTTACCAAAGTCAGTGCGAGCATATTTGCAAAGGGCAGATATTTTATTTGGTAACTTTGAAACTAGCTTAACCAACCACCCCTACAGCGCCAAAGATATCAGCCGGGGACAAGTTTTTGCCTTTCGTTCCCCACCCTCCTACGCTCAACTATTTGCTGATGTTGGATTTGATGTCATGAATATAGCCAACAATCATGCGCGAGATTTTGGTTTAATAGGGTTCCGAGACACAGCTAAACATCTTAAAGCTGTTGGCATAGACACATTAGGGCATAAAAATCAAATTCTTGTATTAGAACTTGATAATCTTCGAGTTGCGATGATTGGATTTGCTCCCTACGAACATTACAATTCTATTCACGACATAGACACAGCCAAAGCACTCGTAGAAGAAGCCAAAAGAAACGCTAGCATAGTGATTGTATCAATGCACGCAGGAGCAGAGGGAACAAGTGCATTACACGTCAAAAACAAAACCGAGTATTTCTACGGCGAGAATCGAGGAAATTCCATCCGTTTTGCGCGGACAATGATTGATGCAGGAGCAGATTTAGTCCTCGGACACGGTCCTCATGTTCCGCGAGCAATGGAAATTTATAATGATAAACTCATCGCCTACTCCTTAGGAAATTTTTTGGGATATCGAACGCTATCCACAGTCGCCCAAACAGGGTACTCAATGATTTTAGAAGTCAAGCTCAACTCTCAAGGAGATTTGGTAGGAAGTAAGATTATCCCCATTCGTTTAGATCGGCAAGGAATTCCTCGTATCGATCAACGCTTCCGTACTGTAGGGCTTTTACGTCATTTAATTAGTCAAGATTTTCCCAACCAACAAGTCAAGATTAATAAGAAAGGCGAAATTGTCGTGAAAGATAGCAGTTTAGTAGCAGAGAAAGAATAA
- the larE gene encoding ATP-dependent sacrificial sulfur transferase LarE, giving the protein MLAEKLQTLKSIFLEMEKALIAYSGGVDSTLVAKVACDVLGKRALAVTAVSPSLLPEELEDAKIQAATIGISHKIVQTYEMENPNYTSNPVNRCYFCKSELHDTLKPLATALGYPYVVDGVNADDLRDYRPGIQAAKERGARSPLAEVGITKSQVRQLSQELGLPWWDKPAQPCLSSRFPYGEEITVAKLQRVGRAEIYLRKLGYNSLRVRSEGDTARIELPPEEIKEFVVKTDLQSLVSTFQEFGFIYVTLDLEGFRSGKLNQVLNQEVLQRT; this is encoded by the coding sequence ATGCTTGCAGAAAAACTTCAGACACTAAAAAGCATATTTCTAGAGATGGAAAAGGCATTGATTGCCTACTCTGGGGGCGTTGATAGTACTTTGGTAGCTAAGGTTGCTTGTGATGTTTTGGGTAAACGTGCTTTAGCAGTCACAGCAGTTTCGCCTTCGCTGCTACCAGAGGAGTTGGAAGACGCTAAAATTCAAGCGGCAACTATTGGGATTTCTCATAAAATTGTTCAAACATACGAAATGGAAAACCCCAATTACACTTCTAACCCCGTCAACCGATGCTATTTTTGTAAGAGCGAACTGCATGATACGCTCAAGCCTCTTGCGACTGCATTAGGATATCCTTATGTGGTGGATGGAGTAAATGCCGATGATTTACGTGATTACCGTCCGGGAATTCAGGCTGCAAAGGAAAGAGGCGCACGTTCTCCATTAGCAGAAGTTGGTATTACGAAATCCCAAGTGCGGCAACTTTCCCAAGAACTTGGTTTACCTTGGTGGGATAAACCCGCACAACCTTGTCTTAGTTCTCGCTTTCCTTACGGGGAAGAGATAACTGTAGCCAAGCTGCAAAGAGTAGGGAGGGCAGAAATATATTTAAGAAAGCTAGGTTACAACAGCCTGCGAGTTCGTTCTGAAGGGGACACAGCACGGATAGAATTGCCACCAGAAGAAATTAAAGAATTTGTCGTGAAGACAGATTTGCAGTCACTGGTTTCTACTTTTCAGGAATTTGGCTTTATATACGTCACTCTTGATTTGGAAGGTTTTCGCAGTGGAAAGCTGAATCAGGTGTTAAATCAAGAGGTTTTACAAAGAACATAA
- a CDS encoding branched-chain amino acid ABC transporter permease, translating to MNLQFAQLIVNGIAVGSIIALAAVGLTLTLGILRLSNFAHGDFLTLGAYLTFVLNTVFKINIWLSMVIAAVGTVAAMLLSEKLLWSRMRSIRATSTTFIIISIGLALFIRNGIIFIWGGSNKNYDLPISSAIDIAGLKIPPNQLLVFVLAMVVIFVLHYVLQNTKIGKAMRAVADDLDLARVSGINVDQVILWTWTIAGSVTSLGGSMYGLITAVRPNMGWFLILPLFASVILGGIGNPYGAIAAAFIIGIAQEVSTPLLGSQYKQGVALFIMILVLLVRPKGLFKGTI from the coding sequence ATGAATTTACAATTTGCCCAATTGATTGTTAACGGTATTGCTGTGGGAAGTATTATTGCTTTAGCAGCAGTTGGACTAACGCTGACTCTTGGAATTTTACGGTTATCTAACTTTGCTCACGGTGATTTTTTGACTTTAGGCGCTTACTTAACATTCGTACTGAATACAGTATTTAAGATAAATATTTGGTTATCTATGGTAATAGCGGCTGTCGGCACAGTTGCTGCAATGCTTTTATCGGAAAAGTTGCTGTGGTCAAGAATGCGCTCTATCCGTGCCACTTCTACAACATTCATTATTATCTCCATTGGGTTAGCGTTATTTATCCGCAATGGTATTATCTTTATCTGGGGTGGAAGTAACAAAAATTACGATTTGCCTATTAGTTCTGCTATAGATATTGCTGGTTTAAAAATACCTCCCAATCAACTGTTGGTTTTTGTTTTGGCTATGGTGGTTATTTTCGTATTGCACTACGTTTTACAAAATACCAAAATTGGTAAAGCAATGCGAGCAGTTGCTGATGATTTGGACTTAGCTAGGGTTTCTGGTATTAATGTTGACCAGGTTATCCTATGGACTTGGACGATCGCTGGTAGTGTGACATCTCTCGGCGGCAGTATGTACGGCTTAATCACAGCCGTGCGTCCAAATATGGGATGGTTCTTAATTTTACCGTTATTTGCATCAGTGATTCTAGGAGGTATTGGCAATCCTTATGGTGCGATCGCAGCTGCTTTTATCATCGGTATTGCCCAAGAAGTGAGTACGCCTTTACTAGGTTCTCAGTACAAACAAGGTGTAGCATTATTCATCATGATTTTGGTGCTGCTCGTTCGTCCCAAAGGGTTATTCAAAGGCACCATATGA
- a CDS encoding response regulator, translating to MTSNKILVIDDTTVVRVKVREMLPPGNFQVLEAKDGVEGLNLIRQEKLSLIMLDFLLPKKTGWEVFQEIQAHSDLRKIPLVIMSGRKEEVTEKIPEPFEYFEFLGKPFDQKQLIGAIKSAMTKAKQPRPEPTQVAVAATSNGVAVTSNGVAATSNVTNGVAVTSTESGSSAAEIQALNEKIAKMQTEIDALKKQLNQVVTFIKQKVK from the coding sequence GTGACCAGTAACAAAATTTTAGTTATCGATGACACTACAGTTGTCAGGGTAAAAGTACGAGAAATGTTACCACCAGGGAACTTCCAAGTTTTGGAAGCAAAAGATGGTGTAGAGGGATTAAATTTAATTCGTCAGGAAAAACTGAGCCTGATTATGCTAGATTTCCTACTACCCAAAAAAACTGGATGGGAAGTGTTTCAAGAGATCCAAGCCCATAGTGACTTAAGAAAGATTCCTTTAGTCATTATGTCTGGTCGTAAGGAAGAGGTTACGGAGAAAATTCCAGAACCCTTTGAATATTTTGAGTTTCTGGGAAAACCTTTTGACCAAAAGCAACTGATTGGCGCAATTAAGTCCGCCATGACCAAGGCTAAACAGCCACGTCCTGAACCCACTCAGGTAGCAGTAGCCGCAACTTCCAATGGAGTCGCTGTAACTTCTAATGGAGTAGCCGCAACTTCCAATGTAACCAATGGAGTGGCAGTTACCTCCACTGAGTCCGGGTCTTCGGCTGCTGAAATCCAAGCATTGAATGAAAAAATTGCCAAAATGCAGACAGAAATTGATGCTTTGAAAAAACAACTCAATCAGGTTGTAACTTTTATTAAACAAAAAGTTAAATAA